The following proteins come from a genomic window of Sorghum bicolor cultivar BTx623 unplaced genomic scaffold, Sorghum_bicolor_NCBIv3 super_360, whole genome shotgun sequence:
- the LOC110431546 gene encoding extensin-like produces the protein MTAAPSPRRAPTTATPSRPEHLTQEPTTSPSSPRRRCEAQAPRPRSASTAPEYPSRDAALAASSFDLDDGQELGAPRMPSTAVPSPVPCVTSPEPRTSASTPPEPLTPSHLRPRPQAHPDAVLRSPSRRPRPRPITPGTTTLRSVLTVRVIAGRLRSPLASLRHCVVLRAAAGHRHFPR, from the coding sequence ATGACGGCCGCGCCCTCGCCTCGACGCGCCCCCACCACCGCGACGCCGAGCCGCCCCGAGCACCTCACCCAGGAGCCCACAACGTCACCGTCCTCGCCACGACGTCGCTGCGAAGCCCAAGCTCCGCGACCCCGTTCAGCGTCCACGGCGCCCGAGTACCCCAGCCGCGACGCTGCCCTCGCCGCGTCGAGCTTCGACCTTGACGACGGGCAGGAGCTCGGTGCCCCACGGATGCCAAGCACCGCCGTGCCGAGCCCTGTCCCCTGCGTCACCTCGCCGGAGCCACGGACCTCAGCCTCGACGCCGCCGGAGCCCTTGACGCCCAGCCATCTTCGACCGCGGCCACAAGCTCACCCCGACGCAGTGCTACGGTCACCATCGCGACGTCCCCGACCTCGCCCCATCACACCAGGAACCACGACGCTGCGCTCCGTCCTCACCGTCCGTGTCATCGCAGGCAGGCTACGCAGTCCGCTGGCCTCGCTCCGCCACTGTGTCGTGCTCCGGGCAGCAGCAGGCCACCGCCACTTTCC